The genome window AACGTGGAGGGCAGTAGCGAGACGCGGCGCGATCCGGGCGAGATCATTCGCATGTGGCTGAATCAGGGCCGGGCGTTCGATGCATTGTTCCCCACGGGCACGCCGCTACCCCCCTTCGAGCTTCAGGAAATCGAGACGGCTTCAACCGCCTCGGATTACTTCTCGCCTTCGATTCCGTTGATCGTCGGTGGCCTGTGAGTAGCCTGCGCCAGTTGCGGCGGCAGCTCGCCGCCTTGACCGACCCGAGAACGCTCCACGACCTGCACAACCTGGCCGGGCGGGACATCGCTGGGTTGGTGCAGGCCGGGTTTGTCGGGGAGCACGATCCGAACGGCGATCCCTGGCTACGCAGCAAGGCTGCCAAGCGGGAAGGGCGCAAGACCCTGCGTGATACTGGGGCGCTTCAGGACGGCATTCGCTGGAAGGCCGACAGTCGCGCCGTGGTGATCTTCACGACGGGCAAGGCCAACCGGTACGCGGCGGTTCACCAGTACGGCAGCCGGGGCCGCGCCCAGCCGCGCCGCAGCAACGGGCGCTTCCGCAGTCGCAAGAGCACCGCGAAGCTCAAGCGCAGCGTGAGTCTGACCTACCTGTCCGGCCTGCCGAAGCGGCAGTTCTTACCGGAAGGCGAGATCCCGCTGCCGTATGAGCGCAAGCTGTCTGACACCTTCCGCGCCTACTTCAAAGAGCGGTTCGGCTGATGGAAGACTTCGCGCAGGCCCTTCAAGATGCCCTCGGCCCTACGATACCTGTGTATCTGGGTGCGGAGTACATGGAGAAGCAGCCAGAGATCCCGCATGTGATCGTGGTGCCGAGCGGCGCGACGTATGGCCCTCCCACTGAGGGTGGCCGGGACGTGATCGCATCGGGCACACGAGACATCCGCATCATCTGTCGCGCCTGGCGCTTCGACGAGGCCGAGGCGCTGGCTGATCTGGTGTATGCCGCCTCACCCACCAAGTCTCCCAATGCTCGGCTGTCACTGAAAAGCGAGGTGTGGAGCGATTACACGGCACGGGTCGCGGATCTGTTGCTCACCCTCCCCACCACGCTGACTCGAACGGACATCACCCGTGTGCACGTCGAGCAGTTCACGCAACGGGTCGATCTGCTCCCTCTCATTCCCACCCCTGAGGTTTCCAATGACCAAACGCCTCCAGACGGACACACCACCTTCTCCCCCTGATCAGTCCTCTTCGGACACGGGCCAGGTTGATCTGATCAAGCCCGAGGATACCCAGCCCGAAGAAGTCAAAGACACCCAGCTCGAACAAGCCGCGCCCACCGAACAGGAGGCGCGGTTTCCTTTTGAGCAGCATGCCGCCCATGCAGGCATGACCAGCTGGCGGCTGGCCGCGCTGCCGGTGCATGCCAACTGGGTGGCCGGGCAGGAAGTCACGGCTGAGCAGT of Deinococcus ruber contains these proteins:
- a CDS encoding phage virion morphogenesis protein, giving the protein MSSLRQLRRQLAALTDPRTLHDLHNLAGRDIAGLVQAGFVGEHDPNGDPWLRSKAAKREGRKTLRDTGALQDGIRWKADSRAVVIFTTGKANRYAAVHQYGSRGRAQPRRSNGRFRSRKSTAKLKRSVSLTYLSGLPKRQFLPEGEIPLPYERKLSDTFRAYFKERFG